A genomic window from Lycium barbarum isolate Lr01 chromosome 4, ASM1917538v2, whole genome shotgun sequence includes:
- the LOC132636923 gene encoding protein trichome birefringence-like 16: MKGGLKVSQISLILIGIVCATVLLLAYVKSLFLSSPVLPQKHVLQLSPDLRVNDEEALGEGGRSGQSEETVNFESEKYSTYANSSSVIKGTEELITHEEIGGIAPNFTEKGDLKDVPDQKSGLIEQQTDVSTSVSSGDEHSENLTITQERQDCNFYKGRWVIDDSRPLYSGFGCKQWLSSMWACRLTQRTDFEYEKLRWRPKNCEMEEFTGVKFLKRMQNKTLAFIGDSLGRQQFQSLMCMITGGEDRPDVLDVGHEYGLVQSRGSARPDGWAYRLPETNTTILYYWSASLCDLTPINPSDPATDYAMHLDRPPYFLSHFLPRFDVVVLNTGHHWNRGKLKANRWVMYVGGVPNRNRKIATIGGAKNFTIHSIVNWVNSQLPKYPHVKAFYRSISPRHFFNGDWNTGGTCDNTTPLSEGKEVIQDESSDYDAARAVRGTAVKLLDITALSQLRDEGHISRYSIKATPGVQDCLHWCLPGVPDTWNEILFAQI, from the exons ATGAAGGGAGGTTTGAAGGTGTCACAAATCTCTCTCATTCTTATCGGAATCGTATGTGCTACTGTTCTTCTTTTGGCATATGTGAAAAGTCTATTTCTTTCTTCTCCAGTACTACCTCAGAAGCATGTCTTGCAGCTTTCTCCAG ATCTTAGGGTTAATGATGAAGAAGCTTTGGGAGAAGGAGGCAGATCGGGGCAATCAGAAGAAACTGTCAACTTTGAATCTGAAAAATATTCTACTTATGCAAACTCTTCATCAGTGATTAAGGGGACTGAAGAATTGATTACTCATGAAGAAATAGGAG GTATTGCTCCCAACTTTACTGAAAAAGGAGATCTAAAAGATGTTCCTGACCAAAAAAGTGGTTTAATAGAGCAGCAAACTGATGTTTCCACTTCTGTGAGTTCTGGAGATGAACATAGTGAAAATTTGACAATCACTCAGGAAAGACAAG ATTGTAACTTTTATAAAGGCAGATGGGTCATAGATGATAGCCGACCTCTGTATTCTGGATTTGGTTGCAAGCAGTGGTTGTCATCTATGTGGGCTTGCCGCTTGACAcaacgtacagattttgaatatgAAAAGTTACGTTGGCGACCCAAAAATTGTGAGATGGAAGAGTTTACAGGTGTTAAATTTCTGAAAAG GATGCAAAACAAAACTCTGGCTTTCATTGGGGATTCTCTTGGTAGACAACAATTTCAATCACTTATGTGTATGATTACTGGTGGAGAAGATAGACCTGATGTTCTTGATGTGGGGCATGAATATGGTCTTGTGCAATCTCGTGGTTCTGCACGACCTGATGGATGGGCTTATCGACTTCCAGAAACCAACACAACTATTCTTTACTATTGGTCTGCTAGTCTGTGTGACTTGACACCCATAAATCCATCAGACCCTGCTACTGATTACGCCATGCACCTGGACCGTCCTCCATATTTTTTGAGTCATTTCCTTCCAAGGTTCGATGTTGTTGTTCTAAACACAGGACACCACTGGAATAGAGGAAAGCTTAAGGCCAACAGGTGGGTCATGTACGTGGGCGGTGTTCCTAATAGAAACAGAAAGATTGCTACTATCGGTGGTGCCAAGAATTTCACAATTCACAGTATAGTTAATTGGGTGAACTCACAGCTGCCAAAATATCCTCATGTAAAAGCATTCTATCGGTCTATATCGCCCAGACACTTCTTTAATGGAGATTGGAACACTGGAGGGACTTGTGACAACACTACTCCACTTTCCGAGGGGAAAGAAGTGATACAAGATGAATCAAGTGACTATGATGCAGCACGGGCTGTAAGAGGAACAGCCGTTAAGCTTTTGGACATCACTGCTTTATCCCAGCTGAGAGATGAGGGGCATATATCTCGATACAGCATCAAAGCAACACCTGGAGTCCAGGATTGTTTGCATTGGTGCTTACCTGGTGTCCCAGATACATGGAATGAAATTCTTTTTGCTCAAATATGA
- the LOC132636924 gene encoding sm-like protein LSM1A isoform X2, which yields MSNWPQSDNNLFSSSLASYLDRKILILLRDGREFLGTFRSFDQYANIVLEDTSEREMVGNLYCDIPLGLYIVRGENVMLIGERAQKADKGAMRRKMEFLDFD from the exons ATGTCTAATTGGCCACAGTCCGATAACAACTTATTCTCATCAAGCCTTGCAAGCTATCTTGATA GAAAAATTCTAATATTACTACGAGATGGTAGAGAATTCTTGGGAACATTCCGTTCTTTCGATCAATATG CAAATATAGTATTGGAAGATACCTCAGAACGAGAAATGGTGGGAAATCTCTATTGTGACATACCTTTGGGTCTCTACATTGTTCgtggggagaatgttatgttgatTGGAGAACGG GCTCAAAAGGCAGACAAGGGTGCCATGAGAAGGAAAATGGAGTTTCTTGACTTTGACTAG
- the LOC132636922 gene encoding proteasome subunit alpha type-6, whose amino-acid sequence MSRGSGGGYDRHITIFSPEGRLFQVEYAFKAVKAAGITSIGVRGKDSVCVVTQKKVPDKLLDQTSVSHLFPITKYLGLLATGMTADARTLVQQARNEAAEFRFKYGYEMPADVLSKWIADKSQVYTQHAYMRPLGVVAMVLGIDEEKGPQLFKCDPAGHFFGHKATSAGSKEQEAINFLEKKMKNNPAFSYEETVQTTISALQSVLQEDFKASEIEVGVVKKEDPVFRVLTTEEIDEHLTAISERD is encoded by the exons atGAGTAGAGGAAGTGGAGGTGGATACGATCGTCACATTACGATTTTCTCTCCTGAAGGTCGTCTCTTCCAAGTCG AATATGCATTCAAGGCTGTGAAGGCAGCTGGAATCACATCTATTGGTGTCCGTGGGAAGGATTCCGTTTGTGTTGTTACTCAGAAGAAAGTCCCT GACAAGCTATTGGATCAGACCAGTGTATCCCATTTGTTCCCAATTACCAAGTATCTTGGACTATTGGCTACTGGCATGACAG CTGATGCAAGAACCTTGGTTCAACAAGCTCGAAATGAAGCTGCTGAGTTTCGCTTTAAATATGGATATGAAATGCCAGCGGATGTACTGTCTAAATG GATTGCAGACAAGTCTCAAGTTTACACACAGCATGCATATATGAGACCCCTTGGAGTAG TTGCTATGGTTTTGGGCATTGATGAGGAGAAAGGGCCTCAACTCTTCAAATGTGATCCTGCTGGTCATTTTTTTGGTCATAAG GCTACAAGTGCTGGATCTAAAGAGCAAGAGGCAATTAACTTCTTggagaagaaaatgaaaaataaccCTGCTTTCTCCTATGAGGAAACTGTTCAG ACAACAATTTCTGCTCTTCAGTCTGTTCTGCAAGAGGACTTCAAGGCCAGTGAAATTGAG GTTGGTGTTGTGAAGAAAGAAGATCCCGTCTTTAGAGTTTTGACTACTGAGGAAATCGACGAGCACTTAACAGCCATCAGTGAGCGTGACTGA
- the LOC132638807 gene encoding protein LURP-one-related 6, which translates to MAAVVSKVFCSNSEIVLVVRRRPHVVNGGGFIVTNNCTQNVVFKVDGCGVLGKKDELILRDSDGHDLLLIRKKGGVIEALSMQRKWRGYSKDFEGSEKLVFCLKEPNNSCFFKKMPIKISIESNDYKDHKIFQIAGYFPDRACSIIDSSGNVVAKVGARKEVQQVIPSKDVYTLTIKAGIDQAFVVGVIAILDYIYDGSTRC; encoded by the exons ATGGCTGCTGTAGTAAGTAAGGTGTTTTGTTCAAATTCCGAGATAGTTCTTGTAGTACGAAGGCGTCCACATGTTGTGAATGGGGGTGGTTTTATAGTCACAAATAATTGTACCCAAAATGTTGTTTTCAAAGTTGATGGATGTGGGGTTCTTGGAAAAAAAGATGAACTTATTCTCAGAGATAGTGATGGACATGATTTGCTTCTTATTAGGAAAAAG GGAGGAGTAATTGAAGCATTAAGCATGCAAAGGAAATGGAGGGGTTATAGTAAAGACTTTGAAGGTTCTGAAAAGTTGGTGTTTTGCTTGAAAGAGCCCAATAACTCTTGTTTCTTCAAGAAGATGCCAATCAAGATTTCTATTGAATCAAATGATTACAAAGATCACAAGATTTTTCAGATTGCTGGATATTTCCCTGATAGAGCCTGTAGCATTATTGACTCCTCTGGCAATGTAGTTGCAAAG GTTGGAGCTAGGAAGGAGGTACAACAAGTGATACCAAGCAAAGATGTGTATACATTGACTATTAAGGCAGGAATTGATCAAGCTTTTGTTGTTGGAGTTATTGCTATTCTTGATTACATATATGATGGATCTACAAGATGCTAG
- the LOC132636924 gene encoding sm-like protein LSM1B isoform X1, whose product MSNWPQSDNNLFSSSLASYLDRKILILLRDGREFLGTFRSFDQYANIVLEDTSEREMVGNLYCDIPLGLYIVRGENVMLIGERESNEEELPPYMTSVSAAEIKRAQKADKGAMRRKMEFLDFD is encoded by the exons ATGTCTAATTGGCCACAGTCCGATAACAACTTATTCTCATCAAGCCTTGCAAGCTATCTTGATA GAAAAATTCTAATATTACTACGAGATGGTAGAGAATTCTTGGGAACATTCCGTTCTTTCGATCAATATG CAAATATAGTATTGGAAGATACCTCAGAACGAGAAATGGTGGGAAATCTCTATTGTGACATACCTTTGGGTCTCTACATTGTTCgtggggagaatgttatgttgatTGGAGAACGG GAGTCTAACGAGGAGGAGCTTCCGCCATACATGACTAGCGTGTCAGCAGCAGAAATCAAAAGG GCTCAAAAGGCAGACAAGGGTGCCATGAGAAGGAAAATGGAGTTTCTTGACTTTGACTAG
- the LOC132638808 gene encoding uncharacterized protein LOC132638808, protein MADHEEEFVKSVEDGLRLSKRIYFGKDRAIAPPKPMMSMEKAAQSYFPTSPMMYAVIENPAFVDNPDIPSYQPHVHGRCDPPALIPLQMNRVEVAADCYYDTAFITVTGSWRLHCVMSSQSCDCRVAVPMGEQGSILGVDVELPRKSYSTKLVAEDDERETKKLAKIEDGCFLKPHIFTLTIPEIDGGTYISVTIRWSQKLLYRDGQFTLSIPYSFPEYVTPAGKKMSKKEKIQFNVNCGPGAEVSCKTISHPLKELEDEDGKLGLAYEADVLSWSSNDVVITYQISSPNYHGSVLLQSPQQHDADQRKMFCCYLFPDAQECRKVFRKEVIFIVDISGSMKGKPIDHTKQALSVALSKLDSQDLFNIIAFNNEEYLFSSSLEVATKEAIDNAIQWIDMNFIAGGSTNILNPLKQAIGMLSNAGESIPITFLVTDGAVEDERQICEFMKSHLTQNRTIHPRLYTFGIGLFCNHYFLRTLAMMSRGHYDAAFDVESLEVRLEKLFSRASSIVLANIAFENLDGLEELEVYPSQIPDLSSEGPIIVSGRYQGVFPEMLKAKGILADMSIFSVKLKGFKSKAIPLDKVRVKQQIEILTAQAWFTENKDLEQKIAKMSIQDAVVSEYTRMALVETERVRVIKPTTKRKVYCEDEKIEERLVQKTIMLHNLGFGFGNLTATIENVPPGAIEIEDEAAEIIAKATSNCCGKLCGLCCCCSCCIRTCSKMNHQCAVALTQFLGALGCLGCFTCCQYCCCGDHK, encoded by the exons ATGGCGGATCATGAAGAAGAGTTTGTTAAATCTGTTGAAGACGGTTTACGTCTATCAAAACGTATATATTTCGGAAAAGACCGTGCAATTGCGCCACCTAAGCCAATGATGTCAATGGAAAAGGCGGCGCAATCATACTTTCCAACATCACCTATGATGTATGCAGTGATTGAGAATCCTGCATTTGTTGATAACCCGGATATACCGAGTTATCAACCTCATGTGCATGGCAGGTGTGATCCACCTGCCTTGATCCCGTTACAGATGAACAGGGTTGAGGTTGCGGCTGATTGTTATTATGATACGGCGTTTATTACTGTAACGGGATCGTGGCGTTTGCATTGTGTTATGAGTAGCCAGAGCTGTGATTGTCGTGTTGCTGTTCCCATGGGCGAGCAG GGTTCAATTCTAGGTGTCGACGTTGAGTTACCCAGGAAATCATACAGCACTAAACTAGTAGCCGAGGATGATGAAAGGGAAACTAAAAAGTTAGCCAAAATTGAAGATGGATGCTTTCTGAAGCCCCATATCTTTACCCTTACAATACCAGAG ATTGATGGGGGAACCTATATCTCAGTCACTATTAGATGGTCTCAGAAGTTATTGTATCGCGATGGCCAATTTACCTTGAGCATACCCTATAGTTTCCCGGAGTACGTGACACCAGCTGGAAAGAAGATGTCTAAGAAAGAAAAGATACAGTTTAATGTTAACTGTGGTCCAGGAGCTGAGGTTTCGTGTAAGACTATCAGTCACCCTCTTAAG GAACTAGAAGACGAAGATGGAAAGTTGGGCTTAGCCTATGAAGCTGATGTCCTTAGCTGGTCAAGTAATGACGTTGTAATTACTTACCAG ATCTCGAGTCCTAACTACCATGGCAGTGTACTTCTGCAATCTCCCCAACAACATGACGCTGACCAGAGAAAGATGTTTTGCTGCTACCTTTTTCCCGATGCCCAGGAGTGTAGAAAG GTCTTCAGAAAGGAAGTGATATTTATTGTTGATATAAGTGGTAGCATGAAGGGGAAGCCAATCGACCATACCAAACAAGCACTCTCTGTAGCATTATCAAAACTTGATTCCCAAGATTTGTTTAATATAATAGCTTTCAACAATGAGGAGTACCTATTTTCATCATCACTGGAGGTTGCAACCAAGGAGGCTATTGACAATGCAATTCAGTGGATTGACATGAACTTTATTGCTGGTGGCAGTACAAATATTTTGAATCCATTGAAACAG GCCATAGGGATGCTGTCTAATGCTGGAGAATCCATACCTATCACTTTTCTGGTCACAGATGGAGCTGTTGAAGATGAAAGACAGATCTGTGAATTCATGAAGAGTCATCTTACACAAAACAGAACAATACACCCCCGACTTTACACATTTGGCATAG GATTATTCTGCAACCATTATTTTCTGCGCACATTAGCAATGATGAGTCGTGGCCATTATGATGCTGCTTTCGATGTTG AATCACTTGAAGTTCGTTTGGAGAAGCTGTTCTCCAGGGCATCATCTATTGTCCTTGCAAATATTGCCTTTGAGAACCTTGATGGTCTTGAAGAACTCGAG GTGTATCCCTCTCAAATTCCTGACCTTTCATCTGAAGGACCAATAATCGTATCAGGCAGATACCAAGGAGTGTTCCCTGAGATGCTCAAAGCTAAAGGAATCTTAGCAGACATGAGTATTTTCTCTGTGAAGCTAAAAGGGTTCAAGTCCAAAGCCATACCTCTTGACAAG GTAAGGGTGAAGCAGCAGATTGAAATACTCACAGCTCAGGCATGGTTTACAGAAAACAAGGATCTTGAGCAAAAG ATAGCGAAAATGAGTATACAAGATGCAGTAGTCTCCGAGTATACACGGATGGCATTGGTAGAGACagaaagagtgagagttattaaGCCAACCACAAAGAGGAAG GTTTATTGCGAAGATGAGAAGATAGAGGAGCGTCTAGTACAGAAGACGATAATGCTACACAACCTTGGCTTTGGTTTTGGTAACCTCACTGCCACAATTGAGAATGTTCCTCCTGGTGCCATCGAGATAGAGGACGAAGCAGCAGAGATTATCGCGAAAGCAACGTCCAATTGTTGCGGGAAGTTGTGTGGTCTATGCTGCTGTTGCAGTTGCTGCATTAGGACATGTTCAAAGATGAATCATCAGTGTGCAGTTGCACTCACACAGTTTCTAGGTGCCTTGGGATGTTTAGGTTGCTTCACTTGTTGTCAATACTGCTGTTGTGGAGATCATAAATGA